Proteins from one Elgaria multicarinata webbii isolate HBS135686 ecotype San Diego chromosome 3, rElgMul1.1.pri, whole genome shotgun sequence genomic window:
- the C3H6orf136 gene encoding uncharacterized protein C6orf136 homolog → MYRRSRAVAGRLGPRCPWRWEGSGRLRLAQGDSARCCHRVRPRDLDASWDKLPPGLVPPASIGPTFHSLFTKMPLEAPTALPALSTPAGSNFATINRTRPKARLRPLMPTLETRALPRPAALSPPEGMEDAITLVNGRQEDDIVVRESEGLDGASLDSLHSLFHGWQYRSPYQAPEVALGPLASFRATAGVPSPVRSPGSNDPSMEEHLATIHQKLQDELPNFFLKVHNFGMYSQDVEFINEILHLRTRGLSMYQLALAFCRFVAWNYFAILRMEVLNLTQHPENWSVQARWRITGVPFHVLLLRFYKKDKSELYRTYDAYSTFFLNSQGLINCHRVSKLMPSQPPLNKLKKFAVASLLGLGLSDERPSLLLFLLALADKQQGTPVSCRDS, encoded by the exons ATGTATCGGCGGAGCCGGGCGGTGGCCGGGCGCCTGGGGCCCCGGTGCCCTTGGAGATGGGAGGGGAGCGGCAGGCTCCGGCTGGCCCAGGGCGACTCGGCGCGGTGCTGTCACCGGGTGCGGCCGCGG GACCTGGATGCCTCTTGGGATAAACTGCCTCCAGGGCTTGTTCCTCCTGCTTCCATAGGCCCGACATTCCACTCCCTGTTCACCAAGATGCCATTGGAAGCTCCCACCGCCCTCCCAGCTCTGTCCACCCCTGCTGGGAGCAACTTTGCCACTATCAACCGTACCAGACCGAAAGCCAGGCTTCGCCCGCTGATGCCCACTCTAGAGACCAGGGCTCTTCCCCGTCCTGCTGCGCTCTCCCCACCAGAAGGCATGGAGGATGCCATTACCCTGGTGAATGGGAGGCAAGAGGATGACATTGTAGTGCGGGAGAGCGAAGGGCTGGACGGTGCCTCTTTGGACTCTCTGCACAGCCTCTTTCATGGCTGGCAGTACCGATCACCTTACCAGGCTCCTGAGGTAGCGCTGGGCCCGCTGGCATCCTTCCGGGCCACTGCTGGAGTCCCCTCCCCAGTCCGTTCTCCAGGCAGCAACGACCCTAGCATGGAGGAGCACCTCGCCACCATACATCAGAAATTGCAGGACGAG tTACCAAACTTCTTTTTGAAGGTGCACAACTTTGGAATGTATTCTCAGGATGTCGAGTTCATCAATGAGATTCTGCATTTGAGAACACG TGGCCTCTCCATGTACCAGCTGGCACTGGCCTTCTGCCGCTTTGTGGCCTGGAACTACTTTGCCATTCTGCGCATGGAAGTGCTGAATCTAACCCAGCACCCGGAGAACTGGAGCGTCCAAGCCCGGTGGCGGATTACAGGGGTGCCCTTCCATGTCCTCCTGCTCCGCTTCTACAAGAAGGATAAGAGCGAGCTTTACAG AACCTATGATGCCTATTCCACTTTCTTCCTAAATTCACAAGGGTTAATTAACTGTCACAGGGTCAGCAAG cTCATGCCATCCCAGCCTCCCCTGAACAAGCTGAAAAAGTTCGCTGTAGCATCCTTGTTGGGCCTGGGGTTGTCGGACGAGAGGCCATCACTGCTGCTGTTCTTATTGGCTCTGGCTGACAAGCAGCAGGGGACACCAGTCAGCTGTAGGGATAGCTGA